The DNA segment ATAGACGGGCATGGACGGACGGTTGATTATCTGCGTATTTCGGTCACGCAAAGGTGTAACTTTAGGTGCAAATACTGCATGCCTAAAACTCCGTTTAGCTGGGAACCAAGAGAAAATTTACTGAGCTTTGAGGAGCTGTTTTTATTTGTCAAAGTTTGCCTAGACGAAGGCATAAAAAAGATCCGTATCACGGGTGGAGAGCCGCTACTACGCAAGGATCTGGACAAATTTATCGCGATGATAAACCAGCACAACCCCGAGGTCGATCTAGCCATTACGACAAACGGCTTTATGCTAAAACACTACGCAAAAGCCCTAAAAAACGCGGGTTTAAAGCGCATAAATATGTCGCTTGACAGCTTAAATCCCAAAAAAGCCAAATTTATCGCACAAAAAAGCGTCCTGCACGAGGTTTTAGCGGGCCTTGACGCGGCGCTTGAAGCCGGGCTAAAAGTCAAGCTAAACACCGTCGCGCTAAGAGGCGTAAACGACGACGAGATCGTCTCTTTGCTAGAGTTTGCGCGCTCTATGGATTGTCAAATCCGCTTTATCGAATACATGGAAAACATCTACGCAACGGGCGAGCTAAAAGGTATGAAATCGGCTGAAATTTTGGACGTTATCGCGCAAAAATATCGCTTCAAAGCGGCCGAAAAAATCCAAACAGGCCCCGCTAGCATCTACCGTCTGGAGGACGGCTATACCTTTGGCGTCATCGACCCGCACAAACACGACTTTTGCGAGAGCTGCAACCGCATCCGCCTCACGGCCGAGGGGCATCTCATTCCGTGCCTGTATTTCGAGGATGCGATGAGTATAAAAGACGCCGTGAGAAAGGGCGATGTCGCGGGCGCGAGCGAGATCTTGCGCCAGGTGCTGCAAAACAAGCCCAAAGAAAACAAATGGGCGATCGGCGCTCAAAACGAAACTTCAAGTCGCGCCTTTTACCAAACGGGCGGCTGAAATTCGGGCTAAATTTACGCTAGATTTAACGTAGATTTGGCCTGCTTTTTATTAAATTTTGGCTCTCTTTAACTTAAGCTCATGCAAAGGAGCAGTGAGTTACGATGAGAACTATGTTCTTGAAAAGTAACGAGTGTAGCGAAGTAGAGAAGACGGGAGATACGCTAAACAAAATTTAAAGAAATCTTCTTAAGCGTAGCGACGGTAGCGACCGCAGGGAAACTAAACAAAGAGAATTTCTTGCTTTATCTAAAGGAATGTGTTATGCTCTACTTCACTGTATTCGTAGCTTTTCAAGACGCAGCTACGAGTGTAGCGAAGTAGAGTTTAGATACAATAACAGTAAAGATGCAAAACAAGCGAAGCGCTCACGAAGTGATGTTTCTATAAAAGAGCTCTATCATATTGTGCTAAAATTGATAAGAGGTCTTGTAAGTAGCAACGCAAGTCGTAGCTAAAATCCGCTTAACTTATCTTGAGCCTAAATTTAAATCAAATTTAATCACAAAATTTGCAATCTATTTTTAATTTATCCTTATAAATTTTATATTTTTTATCCGTAAATTTATCGCCGTTTTTCTAGCAAAACCCACTCAAATTTGACGCAAAATCCGTTTTGTTCAATAAAATCACCCTTCAAATTTTGCTATAATCGCCCAAAATTTAAAAGGTAAAATTTGAGTTTAAACTTAGTCGAGAATTTTTTGAGTATCCAAGGCGAAGGCGCAAGCAGCGGCCGTCTGGCGATTTTTCTACGATTTGCGGGCTGCAATCTAAACTGTGCGGGCTTTGGCGTGCGAGCTATCTCGCCCAAAACCGGCGAAACGCTAGTGGGCTGCGATACGGTTCGCGCGGTTTTTACGGGGCATTTTTCGTATCAAAAAATCTCGCGCGCGGACGAACTTGCCAAAATCACGCAAAATTTGAGCGTAAATTTGCGCCAAAAGCCCATCCTCGTCATCACGGGCGGCGAACCGCTACTGCATCATAAAAACCGAATTTTGCTGGATTTTTTGGATTTTGCAACTAGCGAGGGTTACGAGCCGCATTTTGAGACGAACGGCACTATCGAGGTAGATTTCGCTAGATTTGAGATTTATAAAAAATGCCGTTTCGCCGTCAGTGTCAAGCTTGAAAACAGCGGCGAGAGCGAGGCTAGGCGCATAAATGCTACCGCGCTAAAAGCGATAAAGCAAAACGCTGCCGGCAGTTTTTATAAATTCGTCCTTGATAAAAAAAGCGTTGAGGACGGCTCGGCAATAGCGCAAATTTCACGTATTTTAGGCCTTTGCGACGCGGATGTCTTTTGTATGCCGCAAGGTTATGATAAAATAAGCCTCGAGCGAAACGCTAGGGCGGTTGCGCAGTTTGCGATCAAGCACGGCTTTAACTACTCCGATCGCCTGCACATCAGGCTTTGGGGCGCAAAGGAAGGAGTTTGAGACTTAAATTTGAGCGGCTTGACGGCAAAAGAGGGCTGTTAAAAAGTCAAATTTGATGCCGTAAAGACACGGGTCATAAACGCAAAATTGCTTAAATTTTATTTGAACGAACAAATCGCAAGATAAAGCCGCCAAATGGCAAGCGAGAAGTCGCGAAATTTCACAAAGCGATACAAACGAGCCTAAGCGGCGACTTTAAACGCGAAGCTTGGTTGCAAGATAGAAATCATACGTCGTTGTCAGTTCGGGTAAAACAGCGCGAAAGCTAAATTTAAGCTGCGAAGCCGAGTTTAAAATTTGAGTCTTTTTAAAATAAAAGGATCGATATCGTATAAGAAATCGGCGAAATTCGGGCATAGAAACTAAATTTAAGAAACGGAGCCAAAATGATAATTAGAAAAATGTTTAAATTTGAAAACGCTCACATCGTTAGATTTTGCAGCTCAAAACGCTGCAAAACCAGCATCCACGGGCACTCTTACAGGGCCGAAATTTTACTTGAGTCAAATTTTCTCGATAATGCGGGAATGGTGTATGATTTTGGCCTGATGAAGCGTAATATCGGCTGCATCATCGACAGCTTTGATCACTGCACGACGATATTTCGCGGCGATAACGAAGAGTATAAAAACGACCTCAAAAAACACTCCGCGCGCTGGATCGAGATCCCGCTAAATCCCTCCGCAGAGCAGTTTTGCAGGATATTTTTCGTGATGATCGATAGGCTGCTAAAGACCACGCAGATGCAAAACGGCGAGCGTGAAGTGAAACTTCACAGCGTCATCGTTCACGAGACCGACACGGGCTATGCCCAGTGCTTCAAAAAGGACGCGTATAATGTCAAAATGGGCGAGGTAAATTTGAGCGAAATCGTCTTTTCCGAGGGCGTGAGAGCAGAGTGGGAGGATGCGGAGCTGTTTGAAAAAATCAAGCTGGGCAAAAAAATAGTAAATCCAAAGGAGGTCTAGCGCGGATGGGGAAAATTTTTGCGATCTTGATGCTGGCGGCGCTGTTTTTTAGCGGTTGCGAGGAGAAAAAGGAGCCTGCGGCGCTAGATCTGGGAGACAGCGTGCCTAGCGACGTGCCTATCGCGCAAAGCGACGCAAACGTGAGCATCGATGAAAATATGCCGCCCGAGCCGGTGCCCGAAAAATGAAATTTAACGAGCATCTCTCACAGCTTTACGAGCTGGCGCGCTCCATCCATATCGGGCTTGCCTTTACGCTTTTGGCGCTAGTAGCGGCGCAC comes from the Campylobacter rectus genome and includes:
- a CDS encoding 6-pyruvoyl trahydropterin synthase family protein, coding for MIIRKMFKFENAHIVRFCSSKRCKTSIHGHSYRAEILLESNFLDNAGMVYDFGLMKRNIGCIIDSFDHCTTIFRGDNEEYKNDLKKHSARWIEIPLNPSAEQFCRIFFVMIDRLLKTTQMQNGEREVKLHSVIVHETDTGYAQCFKKDAYNVKMGEVNLSEIVFSEGVRAEWEDAELFEKIKLGKKIVNPKEV
- the moaA gene encoding GTP 3',8-cyclase MoaA is translated as MLIDGHGRTVDYLRISVTQRCNFRCKYCMPKTPFSWEPRENLLSFEELFLFVKVCLDEGIKKIRITGGEPLLRKDLDKFIAMINQHNPEVDLAITTNGFMLKHYAKALKNAGLKRINMSLDSLNPKKAKFIAQKSVLHEVLAGLDAALEAGLKVKLNTVALRGVNDDEIVSLLEFARSMDCQIRFIEYMENIYATGELKGMKSAEILDVIAQKYRFKAAEKIQTGPASIYRLEDGYTFGVIDPHKHDFCESCNRIRLTAEGHLIPCLYFEDAMSIKDAVRKGDVAGASEILRQVLQNKPKENKWAIGAQNETSSRAFYQTGG
- a CDS encoding 7-carboxy-7-deazaguanine synthase QueE; protein product: MSLNLVENFLSIQGEGASSGRLAIFLRFAGCNLNCAGFGVRAISPKTGETLVGCDTVRAVFTGHFSYQKISRADELAKITQNLSVNLRQKPILVITGGEPLLHHKNRILLDFLDFATSEGYEPHFETNGTIEVDFARFEIYKKCRFAVSVKLENSGESEARRINATALKAIKQNAAGSFYKFVLDKKSVEDGSAIAQISRILGLCDADVFCMPQGYDKISLERNARAVAQFAIKHGFNYSDRLHIRLWGAKEGV